A segment of the Deltaproteobacteria bacterium genome:
CAGCGAGTTCTCTGTCACATAGCCGGGCGGAATCAAAAAATGCGGAGGGATCTTGAATGCTTTCGTCATGAAGAATTGACCGTGTGCGGTCGCTTCATCTTTGGCTCGTTGTTCGTCATCTGAGACATACGCGCCAGGGGCATACCCAAGCTGCGATGGATGAGGGTCATATTGAAATTTTTCACGTGCACAGGTGCGGTACGCGGTGAGGAGACGTTTGACATTTTCAATCGGCGTAAAAACCGACACATAGGGATAGCGATGTTCTGCTGCGAACTCGATGGTCTCCGAGCTACCAGCCGAAGGGAGCCAAATCGGAGGATGCGGCTTGCTGTACGGCCGTGGCCACACATTCACATAACGATACTGATAGTGTTTCCCCAAAAACTCGAATGGGCCTGGTTCCGTCCATGCACGAACGATGAGCTCATGCGCCTCATAAAACATGTCGCGGGAGAAAGTCGGATTCATATCAAGCGAAAGATATTCGCAACCAATTCCACGTACGAACCCTGAAATCACCCGGCCACGGGTGACAACATCGAGCATCGCCATTTCTTCAGCCACGCGTAATGGATTGGCACGGAGCGGAAGTCCATTGCCAAGGACGGCAATCTTGGCGTTTTTTGTGCGCCGCGCCAACATCCCGGCAATGACGTTCGGCGATGGCATCAATCCATACGCATTCTGATGGTGCTCATTAACGCAGATGCCGTCGTAGCCCAACGTATCAGCATACTCCAGTTCATCGAGATAGCGATTGTATAAGTCTGCACCTTTGACTGGATCGTAGAATGTGTTTGGGAATGTCACCCACGAGGATTCATATTTTTGATCGAAATCTTCGGGATAATCCGTCCACGGCATGAGATGAAAAAAGTAGGATTGCATTATCGCTTCGCTCCTTGGCTCTAGGCTTGAGGCTCTGGGCTCTAGACTTGGGAAAAAACGTGGTTGCCTTCCCAAAACCTAGAGCCGAAATCCCAAAGCCGTTCTTATCGTAGAAACTCCACTGCTATACGAGCAAACTCTTCTGGTTGTTCAATCGTTGGGTCATGCCCACACTGATCGATGTAGGCAACCTCTGCAGTTGGCAGCAGGCGTTTATATTCCTCAGCATAGACCGGAGGAATCAGGCGATCTTGCTGGCCCCAAATAACTAAAGCAGGAACGGTCGCATGGTGCAGTCGACGTGGCAGTTTCGGATCATGCAGATAGGGGTTCCATGCCAGACGAGCAAAAGCGCTGCGATCATGAAACATCTGTACGAGTGCGTCTGGACCAAAATCTTTTGGCATGAGCACCATCGCTTTGGATAGATCATGAAACGCCAGGGGCAGTAGCTCTTGTGGCGGGAGCCGAAACACATCAGGCATGGGGACAGACGGAATACGTAAACCCGCGGCATCGACCAGAATAAGCTTCTTGACCCGTTCGGGATGAAAAGTGGCAAACTCAGCAGCGATCCATCCACCTAATGACGCACCCATAACCCGTATTGGACCGTTGATGTTCATGGCATCAAGCAAATCCATATAGTGGAATACCATGTCATCCATACCAACGAGCCAATCCGGTAATGGCGAAGGACCAAACCCGGGATGATCTGGGAGCAAGGCACGAAATCGTTGCGCGAGCCGCGCAATGCCATCAGTCCATACGCCTGCTCCTACCGCACTATGCAGAAATAACAACGGATCACCGTGCCCTGCCTCAAGGACCCGAACCCGGTAATCTCCAACCTGCACGTAGCGTTCTTGTGGTGTACTCATGCACGACTCTCCTCTCGTCCGCCCAGTGTGCGGGTTCTACACAGTTTAGCAAAGAGGGGGGAGAAAAAGGGGGGCAGGTCAAGGGTTAGGAATCGGAATTGTAGGGCGGGCACAGCCCGCCGCGGCATTGCGGAGGTTACTTCTTACCGTCGCGTAAACGCAGATATTGCAGATAATCTTCGGGGGTCGGACGTAAGCGAAGGAACGAGAGAAGTGACCACACAAAGAAAGCCAGAGCGGTATTCTTTGCAGAGCCAAGGACGACCAACAGCAAGCCCAAAATGCCAACTGATTCGGCCATCGCCCATCGTACAATGCAGTACGATTGATATTCCATTTGCGCAAACAGCTTCCCCCCAAGAAACGCGAACGAGGTCACCACTGCTGCCGCAACTGAGGCAATCGGCAGCATAAATGACAGGTCCGAGGCTGGTTCACGTTCCCAGCCAAGCAGGTAGGCAATCACAATATAGATTGCCACCGTTCCCACAAAAGCCATCCATAACACCTTGAGCGGCTGTAATTTCATTTGCGCTGGGGCTTCTTCCATGAGCATCTCCCTACTCTACGTATTTCCTCCTTCACTGTAGAGGAACATCACATCTTGAATCTACCGCGCAAGTCAGCAGGCATGAGCGGACATGCATCCGCTGGAGCGGGGAAAAGACGGTAGCGCATATGCGCGATCCCATCATATACGCCATCACGGATACTGGCGGGTATTATATTCGCGATCGTTCCCAGTACTCGCCACACCCCACCTAATCGCCGTAGTGCATACAACACTGCCGCGGAACGCATGAGCGTCACCCCATCTGCCGTGCGCACGATGATGCTGTCGGGAAGCGTTGCGCGTTCAGACTCAGGGATTGCTGAGAGAAAAATTTCACTTTCGAGCGGGGCAAACTGGAAAGTTGTTCCGTGACGATCTTCTGCCAATAAGAACCGCACCGCACGATGACACAAACCACAATGACCATCGTAGAAAACAAGGTCAGGTGCTTTCGCCATCAACGGACGTATCCAGGCCGGATCGAAGGTGAAGAGATGCAGAATCACCATGCCAAAGCTGAGGTCAGCAAAATCAACCACGCTCATGAGAGTAAAGTGCATCATCAACATGAGAAGCCAAATCCAGGGACGGAGACGTGCAAACAATGCGAGCGGCGCAAAAGCAATCTCTAAGGCCAAAGCACCCCAGGTCTGGAGGCGCAAAAGCCACTCCGGTAGGGAAAGCAACACATCACGAATCAGCCCTGGGCGGGCAAGGGGATTCTCCATGACCCGCATCAGTGCGGTTCCATCAAGCCACGATGGGCTCGTCAGCTTCCATAGCCCGCTGTAGGTGTAGCCTACGGCCATAAGAATCCACGCGACTGCGTAAAGCGAAGGCGTCATCTGCCAGGAACCAGTCGGGTCTGTACGATTACGTGCTGCCCATGAACCGAATGGTGCTGCAGGAAGACAGGCGTGGGCAAGCAATAACCATCCGACGTATGGCAAGCCTGGATTGCTAATCGGCGGATTCCGTCCGAAGAGACAAGCCCAGATATACCAGAGCACCACCGCAACCAGTCGGTCGTAATAGCCAATAGCGAAGAGCAAACTCCCACCTGCGGCAATCACTAATAGTGTGGTTACGAACGTTGGGGTATCCGACAATGCGAAGACATTAGGGAACGCATAAAGCAGCGGGCTGGCACTGCCTTGTGGTAATACGCCCTGGTGAGAAAACAGCTCAGCTCCCCACGGAATCAGGTGGACAAAATGAATGAACAAGTACAGCCCAAAAAGAACACGGAAGAGGCTATACTGTCCGCCGGTCCAACCGTTGTTCATTGACATACAGCCTCCAAGACGCGAGGGAGGTCTGCTGGTGTCCCAGGAATCGGATCCAACCGCACCTGCATGTGACCTGCAACGTCCTTAGGATTGATGCCCAACTCTTTTAAGACTGGTGCGTCCCCACAGAAGGCATAGCGAATCACGGCTTGGAACATCGGTTGGGTGCGCGGGTCGGTCGATAACACCGGTCCGTACGCCAAGGCTGCTCCATACACATTGCGCCGGTTATAGGGTCCAGCCAGTTTCCCGTAGATCTCAGGCGTGAGTGCAAGCGAATGGACAGTACCCGCGCGATCGGTCCACTCAAGAAAAAAACGGCTAGAGTATGTTTCTAATCCTCGTGCCGCAGAGAACACTTTGGGCGCAGGTGAGGCCACGGTCGCTGCACCGATACCGCGCAGGGCCGCGAGGCCTAAGACATCACCAGTCATTTGCAATACGCCAACGATCAAGAGCACAATCGCTGCCCTATTCATGCAGCCCTCCGGGTTTCAGGTGTCGCATTGACATCGACGCCGAGCAACATTTCTCCGAGACGATACTCGCGTTCTGGACCAAAACCACAGCGTCCTTGCCACTGCAGAGGATTACGAAACGTGCCAAACAGCATGTCCCAGATTGGCAGATCAGCGAAATTGTACGAATGCAGTCCTTCTTGGTGGTGGACACAATGGCTTTCTGGCCGTTG
Coding sequences within it:
- a CDS encoding DUF393 domain-containing protein, with amino-acid sequence MSMNNGWTGGQYSLFRVLFGLYLFIHFVHLIPWGAELFSHQGVLPQGSASPLLYAFPNVFALSDTPTFVTTLLVIAAGGSLLFAIGYYDRLVAVVLWYIWACLFGRNPPISNPGLPYVGWLLLAHACLPAAPFGSWAARNRTDPTGSWQMTPSLYAVAWILMAVGYTYSGLWKLTSPSWLDGTALMRVMENPLARPGLIRDVLLSLPEWLLRLQTWGALALEIAFAPLALFARLRPWIWLLMLMMHFTLMSVVDFADLSFGMVILHLFTFDPAWIRPLMAKAPDLVFYDGHCGLCHRAVRFLLAEDRHGTTFQFAPLESEIFLSAIPESERATLPDSIIVRTADGVTLMRSAAVLYALRRLGGVWRVLGTIANIIPASIRDGVYDGIAHMRYRLFPAPADACPLMPADLRGRFKM
- a CDS encoding LLM class flavin-dependent oxidoreductase translates to MQSYFFHLMPWTDYPEDFDQKYESSWVTFPNTFYDPVKGADLYNRYLDELEYADTLGYDGICVNEHHQNAYGLMPSPNVIAGMLARRTKNAKIAVLGNGLPLRANPLRVAEEMAMLDVVTRGRVISGFVRGIGCEYLSLDMNPTFSRDMFYEAHELIVRAWTEPGPFEFLGKHYQYRYVNVWPRPYSKPHPPIWLPSAGSSETIEFAAEHRYPYVSVFTPIENVKRLLTAYRTCAREKFQYDPHPSQLGYAPGAYVSDDEQRAKDEATAHGQFFMTKAFKIPPHFLIPPGYVTENSLRGFLAAGLGQGGPLGDMIAGTPKTVADRLIADYDFLGGFGYTIAGAGPGNATHEQTMKHMTLFQTEVMPVLKKYHMQKTS
- a CDS encoding alpha/beta hydrolase, with the translated sequence MSTPQERYVQVGDYRVRVLEAGHGDPLLFLHSAVGAGVWTDGIARLAQRFRALLPDHPGFGPSPLPDWLVGMDDMVFHYMDLLDAMNINGPIRVMGASLGGWIAAEFATFHPERVKKLILVDAAGLRIPSVPMPDVFRLPPQELLPLAFHDLSKAMVLMPKDFGPDALVQMFHDRSAFARLAWNPYLHDPKLPRRLHHATVPALVIWGQQDRLIPPVYAEEYKRLLPTAEVAYIDQCGHDPTIEQPEEFARIAVEFLR